A single genomic interval of Candidatus Tanganyikabacteria bacterium harbors:
- a CDS encoding sugar ABC transporter permease yields the protein MSGPGGAGPALEALRRHLPAYLFVAPALLVLCVFVILPMLTALVLSFASWNLVGPVKWVGLANYALLFQDPTFARSLLNSLVYTAGSATLGIAGALLLALALEPALPGIGGFRAILFLPALMSEVIVAMVFQWLYNADFGLLNYALQLAHLPKVPWLTSPTFAMLAVVLMGAWVGAAYNAPILLSGLQSINPTFYEAARLDGATPWQEFRFVTFPLLRPFTLYVLVMALIGSFQVFGRIFVLTGGGPVDSTLVAVQYIYRVAFSFNQMGYAAALSVAVFAILIVLTALQLRFFRREDAA from the coding sequence GTGAGCGGCCCGGGTGGGGCCGGCCCGGCGCTCGAGGCGCTCCGCCGCCACCTCCCGGCCTACCTCTTCGTGGCGCCGGCCCTGCTCGTGCTCTGCGTCTTCGTCATCCTGCCGATGCTGACGGCCCTGGTCCTGTCTTTCGCCAGCTGGAACCTCGTCGGGCCGGTGAAGTGGGTGGGCCTGGCCAACTACGCCCTGCTGTTCCAGGATCCGACGTTCGCCCGCAGCCTCCTCAACTCCCTGGTCTACACGGCCGGGTCGGCCACGCTGGGCATCGCCGGGGCCCTGCTGCTGGCGCTGGCCCTCGAGCCCGCGCTCCCGGGGATCGGCGGCTTCCGCGCCATCCTCTTCCTGCCCGCGCTGATGTCCGAGGTCATCGTGGCCATGGTCTTCCAGTGGCTCTACAACGCGGACTTCGGCCTGCTCAACTACGCGCTGCAACTGGCGCACCTCCCCAAGGTGCCATGGCTGACCAGCCCCACCTTCGCGATGCTGGCCGTCGTGCTGATGGGCGCCTGGGTCGGTGCGGCCTACAACGCCCCCATCCTGCTGTCGGGCCTCCAGTCCATCAATCCGACGTTCTACGAGGCGGCGCGCCTGGATGGCGCCACGCCGTGGCAGGAGTTCCGCTTCGTGACGTTCCCGCTCTTGCGGCCGTTCACTCTGTACGTGCTGGTCATGGCGCTCATCGGGTCGTTCCAGGTCTTCGGCCGGATCTTCGTGCTGACCGGCGGCGGGCCGGTCGACAGCACGCTCGTGGCCGTGCAGTACATCTACCGGGTCGCGTTCTCGTTCAACCAGATGGGCTACGCGGCCGCGCTCTCGGTGGCGGTTTTCGCCATCCTCATCGTGCTGACGGCCCTGCAACTGCGCTTCTTCAGGCGGGAGGATGCCGCATGA